Part of the Candidatus Aramenus sp. CH1 genome is shown below.
GGGCTACCTAGTGATAAAGGGCGAAGGGTTTAAGACATTGGGCAAAAGGTGGTAGACGGGATCCTTCAAGCCCCCAGCTAAAGCTTGGCAAGGAGGAGATAGCAGGGGAGGGAGCGAGGGGGAGGCTGTTCCTGTTAAACGGTAAGGCGGAGATGAGAGTCTACGTGGCTGACGTAAACGAGGCGATACTGGAGAGGCTTTGAACCAAAAGAAGAGAGGTTTTGATTCCCCGGGATTTTGTCGGTAATCCGAGGCTTTATCTCCATTTATGCCCAAGAATGACTTAGGAGGAAGGCCTAGGCCTAACTTACTGTTCCGAGGCCTTCCTAATGCTCAGTACCCTCAACTGCTTGAACGAGGGTTCCTTGCTCTCCCTGTCCACCCTCCAGTCCATGATCTTGTTTGCCTCCCCCCAGTGGAAGGGAGCGAATGCCACTTCTCCCCTTATCCAGTCCACGAGCTTTACCCTGAACTTCACCCTCCCCTCCAAGGTCGCTACTTCAACATATTCCTCGTTCTTTACTCCCAGCTTTTTCCCATAGTGCGCCGGGAGGAAGAGGTAGTTGTCCTCGGAGATGAGCTTTAGCTTGAAGCTCCTAGAAGTCCTGGTCATGGTGTTCCAGTGCCCCTTAGTGCGTCCAGTTATTATCGTGATCCAGTCCTCTTCCTTCTTCAGGAGGTCCCAGTCTAGGTAGATTGGCCTAGTCTTGAAGACCTTAGGCCTAACCGTCGACGCGTTGTTTGGCCATCTATACCCCCTTTCCAAGTCGTGGTACGTCAATCCCGATATGTCGTCCAGCCTTCCCCTCGTTAGAGCTTTGAACTCGTTGAACACCTCCTCTACAGAGCTGTAGCTAACGTTGAACCCCAACCTTGTCCCCACTAAGGAGACTATCCTCCAGTCGGGCAATGCCTCCCCAGGCGGGCTCCTCATAGCGTTTAGCTTTCCCACAGTTCTGTCTCCAGCGGTGTGTATGCCCTCCCTTTCTGACCAGCTAGCAGCCGGAAACACCACGTCAGCCTCCTCTACCGTTTCCGTGTGGTAGCTGTCCTGGACCACTACGGTGTCGACGTAGCTGAGTAACTCCTTAAACTTCAGGGATCTAGGCAACGACTTGACGGGGTTTGTGGCTATTACCCAAAGCACCTTTATCCTTCTGTCCTCCATTAACTTGTAGATTTCAGTTATGGTGTAGTAGTGCCTCGGTATTGAGTACCTGGGGATCCCCCAGAAGTCTTCCACCTCTTCCACCTCTTCCTCGACATCAACGTACCTTAAACCCGGTAGCATTCCAGCAAGGGCCCCTGCCTCCCTCGCCCCCATGGAGTTGTGTTGTCCGGTTAACGGCAATACGCCAGTCCCCTCCTCCCCCACGTTCCCCGTGAGCATGGCCAAAGTTGATATTAAGACCCCAGTCTCCACTCCCCTTTCCGTCTGGTTTACCCCCATCCCCCACATGAACAGGGTCTTGGAGTTAGCTATTGTGTTTGCTAGGTCGCGTATAACTCTCTCGCTTACGCCTATTATCCTGCTCACCCTCTCCGGGACTAAAGAGCTGACAGATTCCTTGAACTCCTCGAAGTGCTCCGGCCTTATCCTCACTACTCCCTGCCTTATTAGCTCGTTGGCTATGGAGCCTAGGAGGAGGACGTCCTTCCCTGGTGGGACCCTCACGTAGACGTCGGCTTGTTGGGCGCTGTCAGTAAATATGGGGTCCACTACTATAACTTTTGCCTTCTTCCTTAACTTGTTTGAGACGATCCTGTTCCACAGGACTGGAAAACTGGAGGCAGGGTTAACGCCAACTAGGAAAAAGGTGTTTGCGGAGTCTATTTCGTCGTAGGACGCAGAAGGGGATGGGTCGTCGAAGGAGTACTTTAGGGCGTAGGCAGCGCTCACCATGCACAGCCTAACGTTGGAGTCGAAGGAGGCAGTGCCTAAGTAGCCCTTCCCTAGCTTGACTGATAAGTATATGTCCTCGGTGGGTATCTGGGCTCCTACGTAAATTGCCACGCTGTCCTTGTCCCTCCTCGACGCCCTCCTTATCTTGTTGGCCACGTAGTCTAAGGCCTTCTCCCACGTTACCTCCCTGGAGTCGAGCTGGGGATAGAGGAGCCTCCCAGAGTCCAAGGTCTCCAAGAGCGTTGCCCCTTTTATGCACAACATCCCCTTGTTAGTGACGTAGTTCTCCGGCACTATTGCCTTCTCCTTTACCACTATCCCGCAGCCGACCCCACAGTAGGGGCAGATGGTTCTCACCTTACTATCACCCCCAAGCACATCACTGCGAGGAGTAGGGGAGAGGCGAAGGGGTAGACCTCGTCTATGAAGCCCAGTAGAGCCGTGATTGCGAAGCCTCCAAACCCTGCAAGCCCGCCTATTATCCCAGAGGCCTCCCCGACCTTGCTGGCCTCCTGCGTCTCCGACACGGCCTTAAACACTGCGCCGTTTGTCAGGCTGAGCGACGCCCCCAGGAGGACCACGGACGCTATTGCCAGCTCCAAGTCCTTTAAGAACGTGGCGTAGGAGAAGAGGGCAGACGAGAGGGATATGAAAAGGAAGGACAGCTTCGTGGCCCTCATCCCTCCCATCACGTCGCCCAACGCTCCCCCGAGGGGCCTAAAGGCTATTGTCGTAGCTCCGTAGGCGAAGAGGATTAGGCCGGAGGAGACAAGCTTCAACCCGAAGATCAGTGAGAACAAGGACGGGACCCAGAGCCCCACTGCCAGGAAACCGCCGAAGCTCACGAAGTACAAGTACGAAAGGTAAGTTACCGTCTTGTCGTGAAGGTAGTAGGTGAAGGCGAAGGCCATTAACACCATGGAGATCTCGGCCAAGAGTAGCTCAGCTAGGCTTAGCTTGAGGAAGCTGATGGCGACCAGGAAGCCAAGGGATATGGGAAGGAAGACAAGCGCCATGGCGGGCACCCTTCCCTTAACCCTCAACTCGTCGTCCTCCAAAAGGAGGGAGAGTACTGCGGAAGACGCGACCATTAATGCCAAGGCAACAAAGGTCAACTTGAAGCCTAGGCTTAAGAAGAGGACTGGGATTATGAGCCCGCTCACGGAGCTACCGAAATTCCCCAGTCCCCCGTATACGCCTAGGAGCGTGCCCTTCATCGCCTTGAACTTCCTAGATATGTAGGCTATCCCCACCGGGAAAGTTCCCCCTGCGACTCCCAGTAGCGTGGCAGAGGCGTATAGCTGGACCAAGGACGAGGAGAACCCTGTAAGGCCAACTGCTAGGGAGGACAAGGCGGTGACTAGGATCAGGGAGAGCCTAGCCCCTATCCTGTCCGAGAGGTAGCCGAAGACGTACCTAGTCGGCAGTGCCATGAGCTTGGGCAGGCCCAGTAGGAGGCCCAGCTCCGCGAAGTTCAAGTGGAACTCCTTAAAGAAGACGCTCCCCAAGGGCGAGTAAGCAGTCCACGCTACAAAAGTTATGAAAAAGGCGTAAGTTGGGATCGCGAGGTTTCCAAACTCTTTTTTTAATACTTCCATGTAGTCCCTTAAACATCTAATTAGTTTTAAAACCTATACCATTTTAATTCTTAATACTTTTTAACAGTCATGTGAAATCTTCACGGCGAGGTTCTATCATGACATTTTTAAAGTTTATTACAATAAAATGAAAAATCTTAATGCCAGGGTTAATAAGTTATGAAATCGATAAAAATGTTGAGCAAAGAGGACATAAAAATAGTGAAATCAACTATACCCCTCCTTGAAAAGTACGGAGTAAAGGTAACCAGCAGGATGTACGAGCTCCTCTTCCAGAGGTACCCAGAGACTAAGTTTATGTTCACTAAGGACAACTCTGAGGGACTCGCTAAAGCCCTTTTAGCTTACGCCAGGAACGTGGAAAACCTAGACAGGATCAAGGAAGCTCTGAGCAAGGTAGCCCTATCCCACGTTAGGGCGGGGGTTAGGCCAGAGCATTACGCAATCGTGTGGGAGTGCTTAAGGGACTCCATAAGAGAGAACTTGACAGAAGACGATAAGGTAATAGGGGCGTGGGAAAGGGCCTACTGGGAACTCGCCAACTACCTAGCAAAGCTGGAGACCAAGATCTACGATGCGCTTAAGGGCTAATTCTCTCGCTTTTTTCTTCAAAGCCTTGAGCCTAATATCTAACATTTTTGTTTAAAACTTTTTAACAGTAAAGCGCATCAAGAATAAAAAGAGATATAATAAATTAGGGTTTATGGTAAAATTTGCTGAAATCTTTAAAGAAGTTAATCCAAGGAAGTTTGAAGGACTCTACAAAAGCAGGGGAGACAACGAACTCATCTCCATAAGGATAAGGCAAGGAAAGGGGCGGGATCCCTCCAAGTGGTATTCCTTCCAGTTGAGGAAGTTAGCTGAGATAAGCGAGAGGTACGGCAACGGGAAGGTTCAGCTCACCACGAGGGGAGACGTGGAGTTATACGAGGTCAACTACAAGTTGGCCGACAAGGTAATAGCAGAGCTTGCTGAGGCGGAGCTTGCTCCTAGGGACTCCTGTGGAACAGTTGTCAGGAACGTGATCCCGTGCCCATCCCACCTATGTCCCCTCGCAAAGGTTGACGCAGAGG
Proteins encoded:
- a CDS encoding molybdopterin-dependent oxidoreductase, with product MRTICPYCGVGCGIVVKEKAIVPENYVTNKGMLCIKGATLLETLDSGRLLYPQLDSREVTWEKALDYVANKIRRASRRDKDSVAIYVGAQIPTEDIYLSVKLGKGYLGTASFDSNVRLCMVSAAYALKYSFDDPSPSASYDEIDSANTFFLVGVNPASSFPVLWNRIVSNKLRKKAKVIVVDPIFTDSAQQADVYVRVPPGKDVLLLGSIANELIRQGVVRIRPEHFEEFKESVSSLVPERVSRIIGVSERVIRDLANTIANSKTLFMWGMGVNQTERGVETGVLISTLAMLTGNVGEEGTGVLPLTGQHNSMGAREAGALAGMLPGLRYVDVEEEVEEVEDFWGIPRYSIPRHYYTITEIYKLMEDRRIKVLWVIATNPVKSLPRSLKFKELLSYVDTVVVQDSYHTETVEEADVVFPAASWSEREGIHTAGDRTVGKLNAMRSPPGEALPDWRIVSLVGTRLGFNVSYSSVEEVFNEFKALTRGRLDDISGLTYHDLERGYRWPNNASTVRPKVFKTRPIYLDWDLLKKEEDWITIITGRTKGHWNTMTRTSRSFKLKLISEDNYLFLPAHYGKKLGVKNEEYVEVATLEGRVKFRVKLVDWIRGEVAFAPFHWGEANKIMDWRVDRESKEPSFKQLRVLSIRKASEQ
- a CDS encoding MFS transporter encodes the protein MEVLKKEFGNLAIPTYAFFITFVAWTAYSPLGSVFFKEFHLNFAELGLLLGLPKLMALPTRYVFGYLSDRIGARLSLILVTALSSLAVGLTGFSSSLVQLYASATLLGVAGGTFPVGIAYISRKFKAMKGTLLGVYGGLGNFGSSVSGLIIPVLFLSLGFKLTFVALALMVASSAVLSLLLEDDELRVKGRVPAMALVFLPISLGFLVAISFLKLSLAELLLAEISMVLMAFAFTYYLHDKTVTYLSYLYFVSFGGFLAVGLWVPSLFSLIFGLKLVSSGLILFAYGATTIAFRPLGGALGDVMGGMRATKLSFLFISLSSALFSYATFLKDLELAIASVVLLGASLSLTNGAVFKAVSETQEASKVGEASGIIGGLAGFGGFAITALLGFIDEVYPFASPLLLAVMCLGVIVR
- a CDS encoding globin domain-containing protein, with the protein product MKSIKMLSKEDIKIVKSTIPLLEKYGVKVTSRMYELLFQRYPETKFMFTKDNSEGLAKALLAYARNVENLDRIKEALSKVALSHVRAGVRPEHYAIVWECLRDSIRENLTEDDKVIGAWERAYWELANYLAKLETKIYDALKG